Below is a window of Thermoproteota archaeon DNA.
GTTGCTCAGCTAGAATGGCTTTTGCCAATTCTACTCCGTTTTTCTTTGGCATGGCATAGTCTACAACCACTACATCAAATGGGGAGCGGTTATCAAAAGACTTCATTAACCCATATCTGTATGCACTGAGGCATTCTTCTCCATCTTTTGTTACAAATACTCCGTGACCCAAACTTTTGAGACTTTCAGCATATTGATATGCTATGTCTTCATCGTCCTCTGCAATTAGGATCTTTAGTGCCATATCTATATCTGATAAATGAATTT
It encodes the following:
- a CDS encoding response regulator — translated: MALKILIAEDDEDIAYQYAESLKSLGHGVFVTKDGEECLSAYRYGLMKSFDNRSPFDVVVVDYAMPKKNGVELAKAILAEQPKQKIIFVSAHGNLLLEDLEEFGPNVEFLSKPVSILALIAKIEGKRIKDVTRAVKYS